The genomic window CCGATAGGGGCGCACGCGTCGTTTACGGGCACGATTGATCTGCTGCGGATGAAGGCCCTGACCTTTCAGGACGAGCGGCCGGGTAAATTCTCTGAGGGGGAGATTGCGCCTGACCTGAGATCAAAGGCGGAACAGCTTCGCGCAGGCATGATGGAGGCGGTTGCGGACAGTGACGACCGGCTGCTGGAGAAGTATCTGGAAGTCGGCACCCTTTCGGACGAGGAGTTGAAGTCCGGACTCCGGCGGGCGGTCATCGGGGGAAAGCTGGTTCCGGTCCTCTGCGGATCGGCCCTTAAGAATATTGGCGTTCCGCCTTTCCTCGATCTGTTGGCGGACCTCTTTCCATCTCCCGCGGATCGTCGGGCTGTTGCGGGAATCGATCCGAGGGGCGGCGAGTCATTGATCCGGGAAAGCCCAGCGGATGCTCCCTTGTCCGCCCTGGTATTCAAGACGCTTGTCGATCCGTATGCCGGCAAGATTAACCTGTTGCGCGTCTACTCCGGCGTCCTGACCTCAGATTCCGGCGTCTACAACAGTACCAAAGGCTGTAAAGAAAGGATCGGCCCGGTCGTGGTGCTCCGGGGTAAGAATCAGATCCCGGTTCCGGCTATTGGGGCCGGCGATCTTGGGGCTGTGGTTAAGTTGAAAGAGACCGGTACGGGGGATACGCTTTGTGATGAGCGAAACCCGATCTGTCTGGAGCCGGCCACCATCCCGAGTCCCATCATTGAATACGCCATCGTACCCAAGACGCGCGGGGACGAGGAAAAAATGAGTTCAGGGCTCCAACGACTACGAGAAGAGGATCCATCGCTTCACATTCGACGTGATGCCCAGACCAAAGAGATTATGCTGGCCGGGATGGGTAAGGCTCATTTGGAAATCGCGGTCGATCGTCTGAAGCGGAAGTTCGGACTCGAAATCCAGATGAAGACACCCCGCGTACCGTATAAAGAGACCATTCATGGCCGAACTGACGTTCAAGGAAAGCACAAAAAACAGACCGGGGGCCATGGACAATACGGCGATTGTTGGATCAGACTCGAGCCGCTTCCCCGCGGAGCCGGATACGAGTTTGTGAACCAGATTGTCGGGGGCGCAATCCCCAAACAGTATATTCCCGCGGTCGAGAAGGGGATTGTGGAGGCGATGGATGAGGGGGCCTTGGCCGGCTATCCCGTCGTGGATGTGAAGGTTACCCTCTATGACGGTTCGTACCATTCTGTCGACTCCTCGGAAATGGCCTTTAAGATCGCCGGATCATTGGCGTTCAAAAAAGGGGTCTTGCAGGCGAATCCGACGCTTCTTGAGCCGATGATGACCGTCGAGGTCATCGTTCCCGATGAGTGCATGGGGGATGTCATCGGCGATCTGAACAGTAAACGGGGACGTGTGATGGGTGTAGAGGCGAAGGGTAAGATGCAGACGATCAGGGCTCAGGTGCCGCTGGCTGAAATCCTGGAATATGCGACGCAGCTTAAGGCTATTACCGGCGATCGCGGCGACTACACGGTAGAGTTCTCCCACTACGACGAGGTGCCCCCCCATCTGAAGGAGCGCGTGATTGCCGAGCTGAAAAAGGCCAAGGGCGAGTAGACCCCCGCCCGCACGCCGTTCCTTGACCCCCTTGATTTGCCCTGTACAACCTCATAGAAGCATGCTATTTTACATTAGGTGGGCCAATGATGCCCGCTCTTTGTTTTATAAGGGGTGGTAATGTATGGCTGGGGAGGTGATCGAGCGCGTCAGGTCGATTGCCCTTCCGCTCTTCACGGAATTAGGGCTCGAGTTGGTAGATATCGAGTTCCGTCGAGAGATAGGCGGCTGGGTGCTCCGCCTCTATCTCGATAAGAGTGGCGGGGTGACCCTGGGGGATTGCCAGCGAGTAAGCGAAGAGCTGAGCGATCTTCTGGATGTCGAGAACCTGATCAACCATCCGTACACGCTCGAGGTGTCTTCACCTGGTGTGAACCGGCCACTGCGCCGGGAGGCGGACTTTCTTCGTTTTGTCGGCCAACGGGCGAGGATCGGCACGTCGCAGGCCATTGAGGGCCAACGGCGGTTTCTCGGCGTGCTGAAGGGGTACGAGGACGGAACGGTATCGCTGGAACGGGAGAATGGGACGGTTGTGTCCATTCCCCATGCGCTGATTGTGAAGGCTCGTTTGGATCCAATCCTTTGAAGACAGGGGTCAGAGGATAGGGGTTGGGGGTTAGAGAAAGAAACGCAATAGGTTCTTTTGGATCCCCAGCCCCCAACACCCAGCCCCTATACCCTGGTATTAAAAAATGGGCATCGATTTACTGCAGGTCATAGAACAGGTCGGGCGAGAGAAAGAGATCGACTCGGCGGTGCTGATCGAGGCGGTCAGCGCGGCGATCCTTTCAGCATCCCGCAAGACGCTGGGGACGGCCCTCGACCTGCGCGTAGAGTTCGACCGACAGGCGCGTTGCTTCAAGCTGTACGCAGTGCGGAAGGTCGTCGAGCAGGTTATGAACCCCCACGTCGAGACCTCCGTTGAAGAGGCTCAACGACTTCATCCCGGGGCCCAACCTGGCGACGAGGTCAAGTTCGAGGTGCAGGCGAAAGAGTTCGGCCGGATTGCCGCCCAGACCGCAAAGCAGGTGATCATTCAGCGAGTCAAAGAGGCTGAGCGGGAGAGCGTCTTTCAGGCCTTTCGGGCCAGGGTGGGTGAATTGGTGGGCGGTGTCGTACAGCGGGTGGCCAAGGGTAACGTCATCGTCAATCTCGGGAAGGCTGAGGCCGTTCTCCCGCCAAGAGAACAACTTCCCCGTGAGGATTACAGAGTTGGCGATCGGATTCGAGCGTACGTGCTGGATGTGAAGAAACTCCCCCGTGGATCACAGGTCGTGCTCTCGCGAACGCATCCCGGGCTGTTGGCCAAGCTGCTCGAGATCGAAGTTCCGGAGATCTACGAAGGGATTGTCGAGATCAAGGCAGTTGCCCGAGATGCGGGCGAACGAGCCAAGGTAGCGGTCGCCTCGCGAGACAGCAATGTCGATCCGGTAGGCGCCTGTGTGGGCTATCGTGGGAGTCGGATTCAGGCCATCGTCAGGGAGCTGATGGGCGAGAAGGTCGATGTCATTACCTGGAAAGACGATCCGGCGTCCTTTGTCCGAAGTGCGCTTGCGCCGGCCGAGATTGAGAGTGTCGAGGTTGTCGAGGCGACCCATACGCTTCATGTGTTAGTGGCCGACGGCCAGCTCTCCCTCGCTATCGGCAAAAGGGGACAGAATGCCCGGTTGGCGGCGAAGCTGCTGGGATGGAAGGTCGATGTCAAGGGTCGAGGGGAGGTTCAGAGGGCACCTGAGGAGCCGATTCAGCCGGCGATCGAGGGTCAGGTGCCGGCGGCGGAGCGTTCGACCGAGGAGATCCCGCAGTTGGCGAAAGTGCTGGGTGTAGGAGAGAAGTTGGCCGATCGCTTGATTGAGGCCGGGCTGGACAGTTGTCAGAAACTGGCCCATGCCTCGGACGACGCCCTGGTCCAGGTGGAGGGGATTGGGCCAAAGACGGCCCAGAAATTGATTGAGGCTGCGAAGGCGGCCCTCGCCTCTGGAGATGAGTAGATGGGGGCCGAGCCTTTCCGTTCGTGTGTCGCCTGTCGCACCAGCCGACCGAAACGAGAGCTCATTCGTCTGTATCCTGCAGGGGATGGAAGACTCAATGTGGATCTTGGCGGCGGATCGGGACGTGGGGCCTATGTCTGTCCGCGTCGTCCCTGCCTGGAACAGGCGGTGAAGAGGGGTGAGTTTGCCCGCTGCCTCAAGACAGCGGTGGCGCCACTGACTGTCGAGACCCTGGAGGGGTTGATTCGAGAGGGTGTGGCTCGTAAGGTGACGGCGCTCCTGGGCCTTGCGCGGCGGGCGGGTAAGATCGCCTCAGGCGCAGA from Candidatus Methylomirabilota bacterium includes these protein-coding regions:
- the fusA gene encoding elongation factor G is translated as MSGIEISKIRNVAIVAHGGAGKTTLTEAMLFDAGATSRLGRVDDGTTVTDFDEDEIKRRMSISSALAFCEWKGHKLNLIDTPGASIFLTDTRNCLRVVDGAVVVVSAVSGVKVQTEKVWACAEAEGLARTIYINKMDQEQADFFRVLEDIQKNLCRVAVPTHIPIGAHASFTGTIDLLRMKALTFQDERPGKFSEGEIAPDLRSKAEQLRAGMMEAVADSDDRLLEKYLEVGTLSDEELKSGLRRAVIGGKLVPVLCGSALKNIGVPPFLDLLADLFPSPADRRAVAGIDPRGGESLIRESPADAPLSALVFKTLVDPYAGKINLLRVYSGVLTSDSGVYNSTKGCKERIGPVVVLRGKNQIPVPAIGAGDLGAVVKLKETGTGDTLCDERNPICLEPATIPSPIIEYAIVPKTRGDEEKMSSGLQRLREEDPSLHIRRDAQTKEIMLAGMGKAHLEIAVDRLKRKFGLEIQMKTPRVPYKETIHGRTDVQGKHKKQTGGHGQYGDCWIRLEPLPRGAGYEFVNQIVGGAIPKQYIPAVEKGIVEAMDEGALAGYPVVDVKVTLYDGSYHSVDSSEMAFKIAGSLAFKKGVLQANPTLLEPMMTVEVIVPDECMGDVIGDLNSKRGRVMGVEAKGKMQTIRAQVPLAEILEYATQLKAITGDRGDYTVEFSHYDEVPPHLKERVIAELKKAKGE
- a CDS encoding ribosome maturation factor RimP, yielding MAGEVIERVRSIALPLFTELGLELVDIEFRREIGGWVLRLYLDKSGGVTLGDCQRVSEELSDLLDVENLINHPYTLEVSSPGVNRPLRREADFLRFVGQRARIGTSQAIEGQRRFLGVLKGYEDGTVSLERENGTVVSIPHALIVKARLDPIL
- a CDS encoding transcription termination/antitermination protein NusA; translated protein: MGIDLLQVIEQVGREKEIDSAVLIEAVSAAILSASRKTLGTALDLRVEFDRQARCFKLYAVRKVVEQVMNPHVETSVEEAQRLHPGAQPGDEVKFEVQAKEFGRIAAQTAKQVIIQRVKEAERESVFQAFRARVGELVGGVVQRVAKGNVIVNLGKAEAVLPPREQLPREDYRVGDRIRAYVLDVKKLPRGSQVVLSRTHPGLLAKLLEIEVPEIYEGIVEIKAVARDAGERAKVAVASRDSNVDPVGACVGYRGSRIQAIVRELMGEKVDVITWKDDPASFVRSALAPAEIESVEVVEATHTLHVLVADGQLSLAIGKRGQNARLAAKLLGWKVDVKGRGEVQRAPEEPIQPAIEGQVPAAERSTEEIPQLAKVLGVGEKLADRLIEAGLDSCQKLAHASDDALVQVEGIGPKTAQKLIEAAKAALASGDE